From Thermincola ferriacetica, the proteins below share one genomic window:
- a CDS encoding winged helix-turn-helix domain-containing protein, with amino-acid sequence MVLAMPRNKHGKTPEISLNRVLRTVTIDGTEIQLTFKEFEILNFLASHPYEVFSRYEIMENIWKERSTMDASRVCVHVTRLRKKIQGDPYKPQFIKTIWGVGYYFDPEG; translated from the coding sequence GCCAAGAAACAAGCATGGTAAAACTCCGGAAATCAGTCTGAATAGGGTACTTCGTACCGTAACTATTGACGGAACAGAAATTCAGTTAACATTCAAGGAATTTGAAATTCTAAATTTCCTGGCCAGTCACCCTTACGAAGTATTTTCCAGATATGAAATTATGGAAAACATATGGAAGGAACGTTCCACCATGGATGCATCGAGGGTATGTGTCCATGTGACCAGGCTTCGTAAAAAAATTCAGGGGGATCCTTATAAACCCCAGTTTATCAAAACTATCTGGGGTGTGGGTTATTATTTTGATCCGGAAGGTTAA